The DNA segment TCTTTAGGAAGGATGTGGTTGAATGACACATGCTCTAAGCATTGGTGGAACTGGAATGCTAACAGTAGCAACGAGTTGGCTGGATGGGCATTTTGAACACTTGAGTGTTATTGGACGAGATAAAAGAAAGGCTCATGAATTAATTAAAAACCACAAGTCCCAATTTACTTTTCATGAAGTAGATTACCAAGACACGGAGAAACTTATAAATACCATTGAACAGATTCATACAAGAGCGCCCTTTGACTACATCATTGCCTGGGTACATAGTGGAACAGCTCCTGATGCACTTCCATCTGTTTTAACTACAATCGAACAACATCAGCATATTCCTTATCGTTTATTTCATATAAAAGGAAGCACTCATGCATTAAAAAATAACCCCTTGCCTGTGCCTGCAAATTGTTTATACCGCGAAGTCATCTTAGGTTTTCAATATAACGGGGCACACTCAAGATGGCTGACTCACTCAGAAATCTCTAAAGGAGTTATTGCAGCAATTCAAGAGGATGCAGAATCAACAATCATTGGAGTTCTATCCCCATGGGAAAAGCGTCCGCATTATAGAAAAAATCATTAAAGCAAATGCTTTAATGATTTAAAAATAGTCCGAGAACCAAGGCTCATTATTTGGAATAATCTGTTCTAAGAACTGAATGGCTTCCTCTGAAGCAGAAAGACGCCCAACCTCTTTTAAATGGGATGCTTTTTTATAGTTGAGTAGCATCGTACACAACGTTTGAATATCTGTCTTGATCACATGCTCCTGTTGCTCTTTTGATTCGGTTAGTTTGTTTTTGTTGTCCCACTCAA comes from the Alkalihalobacillus sp. FSL W8-0930 genome and includes:
- a CDS encoding short-chain dehydrogenase encodes the protein MTHALSIGGTGMLTVATSWLDGHFEHLSVIGRDKRKAHELIKNHKSQFTFHEVDYQDTEKLINTIEQIHTRAPFDYIIAWVHSGTAPDALPSVLTTIEQHQHIPYRLFHIKGSTHALKNNPLPVPANCLYREVILGFQYNGAHSRWLTHSEISKGVIAAIQEDAESTIIGVLSPWEKRPHYRKNH